AGCAGTTCTGAAGGAACTGTATACTTGAGAATATTGCAGAGTATCCCGTTTCAGACAAATAGTATCTTTGTGGAGGTGCTTCGTGAATCTAAACGCGTTGTTCGATTCAACCCTATATCATGGCAGTGCTTCTAAAAAGGGCTTCTTTGAAGGATGGTACTTCAAGTTTGTTGACAGAAGAGGGTATAAATCCTTTGCTGTCATTCCAGGAGTATCCATGTCTTCCGGATGAACCGAATCGCACTGCTTTATTCAGTTTCTTTCGGGAAACAGGAATGAATCTTGCAACATCTCTTACTTTTAGACAGTTTTCGTTCCGATCCAAAGCGCTTTGCCGTAGAGATCGATAATAATCGGTTTTTGACTGACAGAGCGGTTTTGAATATGGAAGACGATAATCAGAAAATCGTCGGTGAAATTCGACTGATTGACCCTTTTCTATGACCAAGGAGATTCTACTCTCCCGGGATTATGTGACCGTTCTCTTTTGTGCCTTACATGGAGTGTTATCACGGTGTAGTTAGAATGGACCACTATCTGGAATGAGAGGTCGAGATAGATGATGAAGTGATAGATCTAACTGGAGGCAAAGGCTATATAGAAAAGGATTGGGGAAGATCCTTGCCAGACGCCTGGATTTGGATGCAGAGCAACAACTTCGATTAGAATAGGACTTCATTAATACTTTCTATTGCAACAATTCCATGGTTGGGGAAGAGTTTCACCGGTTGTCTCTGTGCGTTCATTCTGGGAGAGAAGCTTTACAGGTTTACCACGTACAAGGGCGTAAGCATAATCATGTTAGACGTATCTGAGGATAGAGTGTACATTGAATTGAGACAGAGGAGGTT
This region of Mesotoga sp. Brook.08.105.5.1 genomic DNA includes:
- a CDS encoding tocopherol cyclase family protein, producing the protein MIDLTGGKGYIEKDWGRSLPDAWIWMQSNNFD